CTACAACTTTGATGTACACCACAATGACTTTCACCTCCCCTCATGTAAAACAAGGTAACCTTTTAGTACATGATTTGATTGAGGAAGGGCCCCAAATATGCATGATGGAACACTCTCCAAGCACTTATCCACACACAGCAACTTTCTTCATGCTTTTGGAATTTTTATACCAACATCATGCGTGAGAGGTAAAGGGAGAGGACAAAAGCATaaaatcaagaagaaaagaCGGATTCAAAGTGGGCCCCTTTAATTACCAAACGCGCATGCGCTTAATCCATGGGAGGTTCTCAACAATTAGGAAAAAAGGATCCTCATTTACAGCACAGCCCACCACTACATCCCCCATGCGTTCAAATCTTTGCGACTTTCTTTAATCTTTAATGCCCCAAAAGCTAAAAGATAATTATTTCTGGTCAACCAAAGAAAAGCCTCGTTTTTCTTCATCCCCCAGCAAACCAGAGTGCATTCCCATACCATTACAAGAATCCTTTATTGGCCCATTATATACAACAGCTATTCTGGAAAAGATGAAAAAGGACCCCACAATACCAAAGCCCACTATACTTATTTCAAACTCATCAATTATTCAAGCCAAGAAACCAAAGGTAACCACCTTTTTCACCCTTCTTTCAACTCTTTATCGATCATGTTACGAGATGGTGCAACCTATTGATGGCTCACCCCTAGAGATTTGGCTTTGAGCTTCAAAATCTTCAGGTAATCTATAGCTTCATCAATAACCAGCAATGGGTCCTTTCCCTCTGCACCAGGAATTATGCTCTCAAGAATTCTCAATGTCTGACGGACCCTATCCCTTTTAAAACACATCTTACCCAAAATAGATCCGGCTTCTTCACCTTGGTTCTGGCCAATGGCATAGCCTGATTCCATCTCACTATCATACTCAAGAGATCTGTCCAGATTTACTGAGCTAGCAGTGTCAACAAGAGATGACTGTTTGTATCCACCATTGAGCAATTTCTGCCTTTTCTTTGGGGCTTCCAACCCAGCATCTTCCTCTGTTATGAATTCATCATATTCTTGTTTCTCATAACTCGGAGAATGGCCTGTACTTGCTACTTCATCATCTTCACTATCATCCTCGTCATCATAATCGTCATCAGAATAAAGCAAGGCATTTATTTCCTCCGTGTCTTCATGGAACTCACTTTCATCATGAGTTATCTTATTCTCACCAGACTCTTCATGCAAAAAGTACCTGCTTGGATCAATTCGACCCCTTCCATCCACTTGCTCTTTCTCATCCACATTATAACAACAAATTGGTGTAGTGGCAGTAGTTGGATTCTGAACAGGGGGTAAACCCGAATTATAAATTAGTCTTGTCTGATTTCCACACTGATCAAAAATAAGGAATCTCGTTGGAGAAGACCCAGAGTTTGCATTTGGCACAGCCTTCCCATCAAGCCCATAAGATAACAcagattgtttttctttatgaTATGGGTTAGGACTGGGAAGCAAGCTCTGCAAGTGAAGTGGAAAACTTTGAAGCAATCCATGAGCTTCATTTGTTTGTCCTGTCTTCAAGTCTGGTATACCAGGAACCACAACCCCAGGCAATGCCACATGGGCAGAGGACACATATATGCCAGGATTTATAGATGCTGGCAAACTTTCCTGTTGCCTTGGCTGTAGTGTTGTGCTCATGAAATTCAGTTCAGATGCTTGCCAAGCAAAATGCTGTGGATAAAGCCGAGGCTCACTGGCCTTAACCATCCAGGTAAAATAATCACCTAAAAATGAGCAGGAAAAAAGACAAGTCATTCAAAAATGAAACAAGATCATTACAATTTTAGTGTCAGCTAGATAGTTAAAACCTACCAGGAGAAGGATTGGTTCTTTAATCTGGAATATTAAAACGCTTGCTGCTTCTTTTAGGAACAcagaatagaaaaagaaaatctacgAATTCCAGCTGAATTTGATAACGAAAATTTGGAAACAATCTACGTTACAGGTTTGAGCAAGTGACGGAAGTACTCAGCCTGGAAAAGAGCAATAAGAACACACCATTATTAATAACTTCTTGATATGAAaagctaattaattgattatggAAACAGTTATCCAGGGGAAGAAGAATGGAATGAGAGCAGAAATGTACAGGTTTATTGTACTCACCTGGCAATCCTGTAATGGTTGAAAGCATGCAATCACTCTTACTATAATTGTAGGTTTTCCTGCAATTCCACTCTCATGTTTTAATGCCCGAAATCTAGTTTGGCTCGCTGCTTGGCACACCATAACTTCTTTCAACCCTTGACTAAAAAACTTGATTTATCTGATGACTATAGAGACGCGAAACAAATACCGAAGAACAGAGAGCAAGAACTGGGGAAAGGTAGATATTAAGCAAAAATACCAGACTAGATTGACAAATAATTTGAGATTAAACACAAACGGGGTTCTGTTTGAGTACTTGAGTACTAAGAAGAGCTTGTCACAAAAAAACAAGATGAAAGAACAACAAGAAGAGCTTTGGGTTCTAGCTAGGTTTTGTTTCTATCTTTTCAACTAATCCTATGCATGTCACAAGAAACGATGAAAAATCGATTGGATCCCATGGAAATTTGAGTTAACAATAATAGgccaagagaaagaaaaattaggACTCGTTTAAGTAACAATTTACAGAATAACCCTGCAATATAAGTTTAGGCGCACGACTTTGCGGAACACATCAACCGATAAACTCAACCAAGGCATACTGTTCTCCTCCTTGAAATACCGAATTATCCACGATTGCTAAATCTGGTGCTATGTTTTGAAACTGATAttcctggaaaaaaaaattatatgtagcaaaagaataaatctATAAGATCAAAGGATGCgtaaaattatcaaaatgatAAAGAGAAAGCATTACCAAAGTTATATATGAAGAATCTCGACACAAAACAAATGCCTCATCTAGTTGCTAAGATAATGTTAGGAGGTTtagaaaaaataactttaaactAAGCCATACAAACCCATCTTGTCTCTCTGGAACAGAGTACTTCCATAATATGaactaagaacaaaaaaaacatatggGTAGTTCTTTTAACACTGATCCCATAAACATTTTTCAAGGACAAGATCTGGAAACAATTTTTACTAGCTTTCAGTGCAGAAAGTATTTGGTAATCCAGTTCAAAAGAATAGATTTTTGGCACAGAAATAAACAAATTTCagagatttttcattttcaggTTGCAATCTTCACCTAATTGGATCCAATTATGAAATGGGTGTGGGTATTAATAAACTAAcataattatcataattagATTACCAAGAAATCCTGGATCCCCACTCAACCATGACTTGAATTTAACTCAGCTTAGTTGAATTATCATGTATCAAGcagaaaaaccaaaaccaaaaccccacacacaacacacatatGCATATATCAGATTGAAAAGGATCATATGAAATCCTAATGATTGAAGTTAAGTATGAAAGTTAGAAACTTAACTGCTAAGAAATTTAACactaactcaatttttttacaaccagataaagaaaaaaaatattgaaaaaccTCACAACTTGTAAGAATATCTTACTATTCACAACAAAAACTCAGAGCTTGTAAGAAAATTGTCCCAAGCTCTTCAATATCAAGTTcaattattgattaaaaaacagtaaaagaaaaaagaaaaacccctGCAGTTGAATCAGGCACAATCAAATAGATCAGATTTTCGAGATTCAACTTcttaatctttctttctttttctttttttctcagaAGCCAAACAGGGCATACATACCTACcaaactataaaaattaaaaaaaaaatcacaaatttaaaaaaaggaaaataaataaataaattcaataacTTACAGTGGAATTGGAGAAAACTTTGAGAGATCTTGTTTTGGAATCTGATCTGAAATGgaaaaagttatcaaaattttcaatcagaATAGGAGGAGAGAGAAGTGAAGAGAaaggagtgagagagagatagtgCAAATGCTTTGAAAGAGCCTATAAAGAGGTGAGTTTTGTTTGGGAACGCTAGGACTATATAGGGATATCCAAATGACAATTCTGCCCTTTTATTTACTATGCATTTACTGTTCTTGAACAGTAAATGACCTTTATGAAAATAAAGGGTTAAGGTCTTAACCTTGGTTACTTTACTTTGTTTTACCGTTGATGACGGTGGGCGTTTTTACCAATAGTAAATTTTTAAAGAGCAAGTTTTCTGCCGCATAAAGTGACATAACAAATGTCACAACTTGCCATATTAActagttgtggttggtggagaGATGTTTCTACATAGACCCATCACTATTTTatagagtccaaatcttctgtcccacttttcctgctccattttatactccaccaataaaaacttaccacgtgtttacctaattaattaaatactactattaattaataacggtagcattaataagtcaataatgatagtatttaattaattaggtaaacacgtgacaagtttttattggtggagtatagagtggagcagaaaaagtgagacagaagatttggactccattTTATGTAGCACAAGacttattcatttttaaaaccacatttttctataaaaaaaagttacaaattaACCTAGATGTAAAAGTGATAAACCATTAATTGGTTTTAAAATAACTTAATATTGAGAATGCACTTTTTTCACACCTAAATCTATACCATGCTTATGTATCAACCCGCAATTAGTGTATAAGTAGAAATAACACATTTAAATACCTATAATGAACTCATatgaaagtattaaaaaaaaaatcttatcacGAGTTGACACGCAATGTGGGTTTGGGTTCGGTAAGGATGTTATCCCAAGCGGAAGCGTTATTAAGTTTTAGTGCAGATTTCTTGTAAcaatttctttacttttatatattttatttcatataaaaaatttaataaataagtaaatagaaAGTATggtgcaattttttatttatatgacGTACGTTGATAACTTGATATCTTTCAAGATTCTTGTTACTCATAATTGGGCTGAAGGTTTAGTGACTCAATCCACCAAAAAGGGCACCCCATCACCCACTTAAATCTCCTTCTTATGACTCTATTGAAGCCTTTTAAGCATTTGTTGTTCAATGGATACAGATTATATTATATAGTCATGTTCACGTAGGTTTGCCATGACTGGTTTCCCTCTTAAcccttttttattcaataaagaaaaagtttgaGCAACATGTTCATGAACAATATGTTGGGAAGGCTTGAGAATGGAGCAGagagaaagggaaagagaaCGAAAAAAATTATTGCCACGTTTCCGACCTAACACTATGAGTGAGACATATGACAACGACTGCACacttataaaatttcattttataaacaCATAAGCCCTTGACTTCCCTTCCactaagaaaaaaagagagactatTTTGCAAAGGAAATTCAATgacaaattaatataaataattgttCTATAAGAATAATTCAACACTTGAAACCTCCTTCAAACAATCTATTACCATCAAaagcaaaaatctaaaaaaattataagattttcaagagttacaaaaaaaagtattattgtCTAACATCTATTTGCATAGGCCTAAACATTTATCATCTCCAACAGAAATCCAATATGTTTGCAAATTTTTAGAATCTAAGAAATTGAAGTGAGTGAACTCAACAACTTAATAAGTAACTAATAACCTTAATTAGCAGATCTTACCACCACTTAAAAAATGGAACTCATTGGAATAGCTACGTTGTCTGTTGGGGAACAACTAATAAGCTGCAGAGAAGTACCCAATTCATAAAGAAAGATGGCCAGAGCCATATTCTTGTCCCTATTGTGGGCTGTGTAGAACCATTTCTTAGAGTTCCAATAGCTATAATTTAAAGAGAAACTTTTGATAGTATTGAGTATTCCTAGTAATTTTGAACAGGCTTTTTTTATCTGATGTTATGTTGGCAGAGGATGATATTTCAGATGATGATCGTGACAGTGAGGAAGGAGTTCTCTCTTTTAATTTCctctttaaattattattattattattattttttcattcttagTTTCTTACTATCTGGTGTCCTactaacacttgacttgaattTACTTAGACTTAAATTTCTTCATGGTTAAATTTGAGTCTCTTGAGGGTTTTCAACAACTCCTTAGAGACGAACCTTGTTTCATTGGCAACCATTTTCTCTCACCTTTGAGACATTCAGAGCCTAACAAACGAATCGGTGGCTCTTCTCCTAAACCTGTGGGGGTCATTCCTCACTGATATTCCTACTCCAGTGGAGACAATGGGGATTGGTTGCAGCATGCCCACCCAAACTCTTGTTGATTCTGTCCCTACAAAGATATTATGTTGGAATTGTAGGGGTTTGCTTAACCCCAACTTTCGTAGAACAATTATGGAGTTCATTCAAGCTCATGCTGCGAAAATCGTCATTCTTTTTTGAACAAGGCTGAGTGCCATTCATTTGCGGATCTCCTAACTTTTGATGGCTAGCATTACACTAAGACAATTGGGTTTTGTAGCGGCCTCTGGTTGCTCTGGCATACTCAATGAGGGAGCTAGAATTTTAGTCTAAAAGGAGCAAGATTAtcaacaacttaaaaaaaaaataaaaaaaaccaaataaatattaacatgtttttaattaaaatattaacccatattaataataaaataaataaacaattctAATCGTCATATTTTGTCTAGTCAACTGcaagtatatatttcatatcatccaaataaagaaacacaaaTAACTAATTCTTAGTTACTAACAATCAAAGTAAGAAATTATCTCAatgcataaattttttagaCATCTAATAATTTGTTgctcaaaataaattgagaaaataagtCAATCTAAAAATGTGCAAAGTTATATAGTCTTGCTATCTtgattgctttaaaaaaaaaaaaaaagaacgtagatttcaatatttctttctctatttttctaaggttttaaatggaaaaaaacaaaagaaaaaagtggtTTACAATAAAACCTACACTTTAAAATTGTGATAAAGTCAAGcgatggatgaaaaaaaaaaattaatagtggAGGCTTCATGGATATAATCCATTACAAggatattaatatatttttttaattatgttcaatAAAATGTGGGATGAATTGTTGTGAGAGAAAGGAAAATTCTGGAATAGTAGAAAGGAAGAACTCAAAAAAGTGTGGTGAATACTGAATAGTGGTAAAAGTGAAAATTGAGATAGagttaactttaaaaaaatataaataaatataaaatgagaGATTGGTGTGTCAAGGAGTATTTTCCTTATTATTTCATAGTAGACAGGTTTGTTACTCTTTAGAGAAAATATTTAAGAATACAACaaaatgttataatattttcacaaaattctAGGTATTCTATtctaatatttcattattttattttattttactgaagtatcaattattatgaaaatattgtgataatttttggttttttatacGCAATCAATAGTTGGTTGGTTGGTTTAAAATGGTAAATGGGaattgactttttgtttttgtttttgtttttgtttttgttttttttttcatgtgaggAGGGGCAAAgcatttaagtttttgttcatGCTAGTAAGTAAACATAATAGAAAGACTTTTTTAAAGAGAAGTCAGGGGGTGGCAATTGCACCCTCTCACCCACCCTGGCTCCGCCAGAGTTTGTGGGTGTTCAATTATTCAAGTCCTTTGAGCTAGAAATCTAAGCAGATGTAAGGTTTATTTCTCTTAATTATAAATGTATTATTTCTATGCTAATCCACTTtcggtaaaaagaaaaaagtgtagGTTGTGCAATAATTTGAAGGTTGTTTCTGAGTGTCATAATCTACCCTGAGTTGTCTTGGGTGACTTTAAGGATATTTTAAACTGTGAAAAGTTTAGGGGGAATGGTCTTAATCTAAAAGAAGATTCCTAGCTTATCAATACTATATGGTTCATTGTGGccttattgatttaatttttttgggactaaggatggcaatggggcgagTGGGTCTGAAGGATGAGTTATTCACCCCCGTCCCACATAGTTTTGTTTTACCTCATCTTCGCTTGCCCTGCCATTCATGATGGGGAAAATTTTCTTGCTCCATCTCCACTCTTTGGGGTCCCGCGAGGCCTCACCACACCCTGTAAAACTCtacttcttgttaattttctcattactattacaattgtttttaataaaatttgttttattaataaaaatatacttgaaattacaaataaatttatcccttccaatcaaactaatttttagcaaaagttgaataatattattaaagtgtttaacaatacaatatcacaacaaaaacaaaattttcataatacaaaatcaatgattcaatagtatataaatttgtttataataaagataaaagaaaatgttaaaattggtaccttatttccaatattgctaaagaaaaaaaaagaggcagtAGGGTTTTAggatatgaaaaatttacaatttaacccTTATCAATGCAAGGCGGGGTGAAGATGGAGCAAGAGTTAGGTCTTAAAAGTCTAAATTCATCTCCGCCCCACCACCTTTATAGGACGGGGAAAACCCACATGTGTTGAAGTGGAAAGGAGTGAGTCAAGCGAACGGAGGGCAAAATTTCCATCCCTATTTGGAACACGTTCACTTGGTTAAATTTATGAATTACTACTAATTTAATTCAAAAGCAATTGGATAAATCTTGGGCTGTCCAGGTTAATGATCTAATTTTCCTAAAACTTTGGTTATCTACCTTCCTTGAAAACACTTAAAGCTTAGAAACCTTGCTTCTATGGCCAAGTTGGTTTGGTGTACCCACAACAACAAACATGAGCTTTGGGCAAAGGTCCTCTAAAACAAACACCTACCTCATATTTGATTCTAAAGTTGGCCCCTCTTCCTCAAAGGTTCTTGATGGGCTAATAGGATTAGAGCTTCTAccaatttttggtttgataacTAGGTTAATAATTATTGAGTTAATGTGAGTTTGAGTTTGTGAACACTGTCTTGGACAATTTCAACTATTGTAGCTTCTgtgaaaaccttttttttttcctttcccttatGAATAAGCAAATTTGGTGACACATTGGTTTGCAAAGTATATATGGAGTTTCAGCTGATATCTAGTATGAAACTTACAACCATCAATACATAttgtgttatgatcctagtgtcctACATGGCTTAAGTATAAGCTTAATAATGTGTATATAAGTTCTTAGGCACCCTTAATACATATAGGTGACGCATTATTTTACAAGCTGGTTTTCAATGGTGAATTCTATTTATGGATTTGTATCATTTTGTATCAGAGCCAACCACTATGTTGAGTAATCAAATGTAGCTCATTGAGTATAGGATCAAATGATCGAGTTGCGGTTTTGTGGTCAGATCTCAGAGGGGGCGATCTAGAGGCTAGATTAAAATGTCTTACTAAGTCATTGAATAACTGATAGGTAAGTGGATCtgccaaaaaagagaaaatgcaTCGTCTCCTTGCAGGtcgattttcaaaaataaattctacCCATGGATTTGTAtcataatttatcatatttgcTAGGATAAGTCTGACCTCTCTTTCCCCAGACCTATTATGGGGGATAGATTTAATGTTAGATTGTATATATTCAACTTTTCGGAACATTGGTAAACTTTTGCTCTAGTTAATCAGTTAATTCTTTTGTAGGACAGTGAGTGCGGAGCCACATGGAGGCTAGGGGGGAGGGGAGAGGGGCATGGCCCCCaagattttgataaattttgtgtttgtgtgtgtttatatgGGAAGTTGCATATAAGCATAAAACAGATCGcttcatcaaaaacaaaatgctCTTCCTTCTTTATAAAACTAACGtgtcaaaactaaaaacactctcATGATGGTGCTTCACTCATTAAAGGCAAAAGTTAAGTTAcaatatttctctatttttttagtaGAATGAAAAGTGGTTGATTTGAACtgccaaataaaattttccctCTCAATGTTTGCTTCTGGTAAATTTGGGTCTATTATGGGCAAAAATATATGCCTCCAATCCGCCCAGCACCCACTGTTGTGTTCCATGTCTTTTCTCTATtcttcacccccccccccccccccccattttgAACTCAAGTTCTTGgttgcaaattttgacaaatttatcattaaattacattatgtttatataaatttcatgcttgtaaaattttaagatgatcacaaatcaataactatgtcatcaatcaattgtttaaatttgaaaattatgcttaaaaaataaatttattaatcaaatgttAAATAACACCCGATTGGCATATATGTTAAGATCATATAAAACACATAATCCAacagtgaaaattttaaaatatgaattcaataacaaattattagatgttgtaacattatttagagttacattaaatgtaacttgaactcagCCCATAATGATATATAAACATGTTGTTAGCACAATGATGTTTGCTATGTTtgacaaaaatttacaaatttatatGGATAGATAATAGAATACCAATGTTTTCTTACCACAATGtagacaaaatattttatatttgttccTCCAATGATAAATTTTTGGCTTTATCACTGACAAGGGTTGTATATATCCCTCTCACATAAGAATGAGTCTCATAAgtagtttaatttattattttgtgtaaccATTGCATGCATGCAACATCCCTCTAACATGGGAGTAAATCTACACTTATGGGACTCACAGCTATATAAAAGGGCATATAATACAACCTTGTGTTgtattttgagagagagagagagagagagagagtagccTCAGAAATATTCTACCCTTCATTCATCAGTAAGAGGGTGAAACTCAGGTCATAAATCACTTCTACCATGTCTAATGAAATAAGGTCCAGGCAACTGCCTCAAGCGTGCAGCATTCTTAATTATCGTGGAGTTAGATGATGTTGATGATAATAGCAATTATTATGACACTAATAATATTAGAACATTAACGCCATAAACATCAACATGTGCCATTCACTTGCTAATAATCTAATACACTCATTAATTATCTTAGCTAATCTGGTCATTAACCATTACCAAGTTTTATGGACCACACTGGCAACACCAATGAATATATGTATAGTAACATTAAGGGGCCGAGTTTTGAAACTATGAATAATGCAACAAAATGaccttaaaaaaaagataattatacAAGAGCCATCAAGTGCAAACTCCATTATATTTTTCCCACTTGCGGCCATCATAAATGTAACATATTGGCACCGTGtataaaaagccaaaaagagaAAGCACAACATAATATAACCATAGtctatatttttatagaaaaaaaaaaaagatttaacacacccaattatttttacataattcTATAAATTATGAATATTTAAACGCATGGTACAATACCATATTGCTTTGAGTGGAGGGAACAAGTATCACTTACctaatttaatttattcatcCTATTATGAGGTCTGCCCTTTTGGAGGCACTAATACATGCTTTCAAGCTTTTTTCAGGTGGCATGCAAGAATTTAGGGATTCCTTCTTCATCTTATGcatctaaaaataatggatGTGATTGCTTTAATTATATCTCATCTTAAGTGCATACCGTTGAAATTTTGCATCAACAAATAAGTATACTTTTGCAAGTGATTTGAAAGTATTAGTGGAAAGTGGGTCAACttactaggttttttttttgtttttatgctaaataaaagaaaagaaaagaaaaagaacatgtTTGATTAACCATTCTTATGCGGTAGTACtcttttctacttttttctctacctaaaaattttaaaaacggAAAGCATGTGCAACAAACTAATAAGGTTAAGAGAACACAGACTCTGGCTTTGATAGCTAGTGAGTGAGAGGTTCGTTTTACATCCGTTTGTTTTTATAGaaaatcttatataaaaataatttttcatattttaatttcttatatttagtattatcataaataaaaaatgagttaaagaaaaattatctcttaacttttattatttagcttgACATGAGATAAAGtcttttgttataaattttttctagaaaacaaaTCTATTTCACGCAaagctaaataagagaagttaaaaaagagaagttaaaaaataattttcaactaatttttaagTCAATACCAACTATAGAAAAAtaaggtagtttttttttttttaaatgttttttaaaaaataattcagtTTCCGAAAAACGCTAGTGTCAAAACAAATAGAGAAACTTCAGAATTTAGTACCAAGATCTGCTATAGAATCACTACAGGGATGTTTGGCATCTTGCAaaactttttcattttggttctaaatcaaaaattaattacttgGGGTACTGAATTTGATCCCTATACTGCTTATCTAAATTAAGTTGTGAAGTGATTCAAGTTATAGTTCTAACTGTAAATTCTTTTGTTAACGAATAAAGAACTTGGGAAAAACCATGCAAAAATTACAGAAATGAAAATTAGTTCCTCGGTTAGGAAATTGAACCaatgcaataaaaattaaaattgattgatttacAGTTAATTTGGTCTCGTGGTTTGTCAAATAGATGATGATCAAGCTGGTTTGCAAGTTAAGGCACACCTTGACGAAGCTTTGAGATGATTAACCGAAAacattttaaggaaaaatactaaaaatatttaacaaaaggcaaaaaagaagaagaaggaactGATCATTAAGGAAACTAAGGAGAACAATTAATATTATCATCATAGTGCTTGAAATCCATTTTGCCTCCTTTTAATGTAACTTAAGCGTTAAGTGTCTAGACAGATGGGATTTAGCGTTTGACGGTGGAAACCTTTTTTCTTGCACGGGCTACTCGTGCTAAAAGCAAAATCATAATtatggagaaaaaaattaacatgaaagGAGTAAAAATAGGAGTGGCAAAGAGTGGATTCATGAAAGATAGGAAATCACACAATCGAAGAAACCATTTGGAAGCCAACattccaaaataataaaaaataactagcctcatcacatgcgctttgcgcgtgcgatgaggttttttttgtagcaaaaaaaaaattatgttttttgtaAGGACTTGATTTGGCTCCCAAAAGGAGGGAAAATGATTTTAGCCCAAAGAgcctaatacaataaatttatagagaataAGTTGGAAAACCAAGCTCTAATGAGCTAGATAATAATTGTAATGAGTccagatgaaaagaaaacagGAATAAAATGGTTTTGTTCAAGTAGATTGTCTTCAGCTCAGTCCGAGGAGACTAGATCTTATATATGattcttttgaatttggttacaagtccAGTTCTTAGTGCTACAATGGATTTTCTCTCCCTCATTTTAGATACCTCCTCTATAAGGGGATTCCATTTTCATTATATATcccttttttcttcatcttcaccgTCCACGTGTAGGTCAAGCTATTGGTTTTGATCCttatcccatcagcaccttcctaaaGTCTTTGTTAGTAGTTGTAAGGCTACTTGCCACTTTTCAagcatcacctccacattaatgcggccagcgTGTTAGCTGCAGAGCCTTTAATACAGTGATAGCAGTTttctcttagattttttttagtttccttctATCCTATGCTTCCTTGATGTTTATTCTTATCAACG
This portion of the Castanea sativa cultivar Marrone di Chiusa Pesio chromosome 7, ASM4071231v1 genome encodes:
- the LOC142643246 gene encoding transcription factor bHLH143-like, whose protein sequence is MVKASEPRLYPQHFAWQASELNFMSTTLQPRQQESLPASINPGIYVSSAHVALPGVVVPGIPDLKTGQTNEAHGLLQSFPLHLQSLLPSPNPYHKEKQSVLSYGLDGKAVPNANSGSSPTRFLIFDQCGNQTRLIYNSGLPPVQNPTTATTPICCYNVDEKEQVDGRGRIDPSRYFLHEESGENKITHDESEFHEDTEEINALLYSDDDYDDEDDSEDDEVASTGHSPSYEKQEYDEFITEEDAGLEAPKKRQKLLNGGYKQSSLVDTASSVNLDRSLEYDSEMESGYAIGQNQGEEAGSILGKMCFKRDRVRQTLRILESIIPGAEGKDPLLVIDEAIDYLKILKLKAKSLGVSHQ